A single genomic interval of Bacteroidales bacterium harbors:
- a CDS encoding carbon starvation protein A: MISFFSSIVLLFLGYFLYARFIEKVFGVDKERLTPAITKTDGVDFVPLSWSKIFLIQFLNIAGLGPIFGAVAGAMWGPVAFFWIVLGNILGGAVHDFFSGMISVRRGGESIPEIIGAYLGVTVKQLMRAFVVIMMIMVGAVFVVGPAKILDGMTIGTMGLTFWATIIFIYYILATLLPIDKIIGRIYPLFGLALLFMAVAISFMMIYKGLPIPEVSLTNMHSQPEQYPIYPLLFVSIACGAISGFHSTQSPLMARCITNEKYGRRVFYGAMVAEGLVALIWAAVGMSFWGGVKELNTIMIAQQGNAAWAVNEISLGLLGKVGAILAILGVVAAPITSGDTAFRSARLIVADFLKLDQKPIKNRLIISFFLFLGGFLLTLVKFDIIWRYMAWSNQTLATLVLWAITVYLVRNGKIYWITLIPAIFMTAVVSTYIFIAPEGFQLSQQWSYILGLIITLFFTFLFFYKLKFLKLHTEKL, from the coding sequence ATGATTAGTTTTTTTAGTTCTATCGTTTTATTGTTTTTGGGCTATTTTTTATATGCTCGTTTTATAGAAAAAGTTTTTGGTGTAGATAAAGAACGTCTTACACCTGCTATCACAAAGACTGATGGAGTAGATTTTGTTCCATTATCTTGGTCTAAAATTTTTTTAATCCAGTTTCTAAATATAGCGGGTTTAGGTCCTATCTTTGGTGCAGTGGCAGGTGCTATGTGGGGACCTGTAGCTTTTTTTTGGATAGTATTGGGTAACATTTTGGGAGGGGCTGTTCACGATTTTTTCTCCGGTATGATATCGGTTCGAAGAGGGGGCGAAAGTATTCCAGAAATTATTGGTGCTTATTTAGGGGTTACCGTTAAGCAATTGATGCGTGCATTTGTTGTAATAATGATGATTATGGTTGGAGCTGTTTTTGTCGTAGGACCAGCTAAGATATTAGATGGTATGACAATCGGCACAATGGGGCTTACTTTTTGGGCAACCATTATTTTTATTTATTACATATTGGCCACATTGTTGCCAATCGATAAAATTATTGGCAGAATATACCCATTATTTGGTTTAGCTTTGTTGTTTATGGCTGTAGCCATTTCGTTTATGATGATTTATAAAGGATTACCAATTCCAGAAGTGTCTTTGACCAATATGCATAGCCAACCCGAACAGTATCCTATATATCCACTTTTATTTGTATCTATAGCTTGTGGAGCTATTTCAGGCTTTCATTCAACGCAGTCGCCTCTTATGGCACGATGTATAACCAACGAAAAGTATGGTCGTCGAGTGTTTTATGGTGCTATGGTGGCCGAAGGTCTAGTCGCTCTAATTTGGGCAGCTGTAGGCATGAGCTTTTGGGGTGGAGTAAAAGAGTTAAATACAATAATGATTGCTCAACAAGGTAATGCAGCTTGGGCAGTAAACGAAATTTCGTTGGGTTTACTTGGTAAAGTTGGTGCTATTTTAGCCATTCTGGGTGTTGTTGCTGCGCCCATTACCAGTGGAGATACTGCTTTTAGAAGTGCACGTTTAATCGTAGCCGATTTTTTAAAACTCGATCAGAAACCTATTAAAAATCGCCTAATTATTTCGTTTTTCCTCTTTTTAGGAGGATTTTTGTTGACCCTTGTTAAGTTTGATATTATTTGGCGTTATATGGCATGGTCAAATCAAACTTTAGCAACTTTAGTACTATGGGCTATAACAGTATATCTGGTTCGTAATGGTAAAATATATTGGATAACTTTAATTCCTGCTATATTTATGACAGCTGTTGTAAGCACATATATATTTATTGCGCCAGAAGGATTTCAATTGTCGCAGCAGTGGAGTTATATACTTGGGCTTATTATAACGTTATTTTTCACATTTTTATTTTTTTACAAACTAAAATTTTTAAAACTACATACTGAAAAATTATGA